A single region of the Coregonus clupeaformis isolate EN_2021a chromosome 16, ASM2061545v1, whole genome shotgun sequence genome encodes:
- the LOC121584902 gene encoding phosphoinositide-3-kinase-interacting protein 1: MFFSLHFVLLSMALADSTPNAEDCIKSNGVEYRGEKQSSSTGLTCLNWTNTTRDYDVMAYTDSQMGVGEHNYCRNPDSSEKPWCYVTGPDAETQRQSCAIDTCKDEAPTEAEASEAGPLTTAQTEIFEPAKSGLAQGGGNAVQPVMGISQRVRTGPKKKKDLGTLGYVVGILMMAIIILLGVGITFGYFYKRGRDLKKQHEQRVYAREMQRITLPLSAFSNPTCELLDENTIVITSEKQTPTQDGMVGEGGDPLIDQQAGTPGA; encoded by the exons ATGTTTTTCTCGCTGCACTTTGTTTTGCTAAGCATGGCTTTAGCGGACAGCACACCCAATGCTGAAG ACTGCATCAAATCCAATGGTGTGGAGTACAGAGGGGAAAAACAGAGCTCCTCCACAGGACTAACCTGTCTAAACTGGACTAACACAACCCGGGACTATGATGTTATGGCATATACAGATTCACAAATGG GTGTTGGGGAACATAACTACTGCCGTAACCCAGACTCCTCTGAGAAGCCTTGGTGCTACGTGACTGGCCCAGATGCTGAGACACAGAGACAATCATGTGCCATTGACACCTGCAAAG ACGAAGCCCCTACAGAGGCAGAAGCATCAGAGGCAGGCCCCCTCACCACAGCACAGACTGAGATCTTTGAGCCGGCCAAGTCTGGGCTTGCCCAGGGAGGGGGTAATGCAGTCCAGCCAGTCATGGGCATCAGCCAGCGGGTACGCACAGGACCCAAGAAGAAGAAGGACCTGGGCACTCTCG GCTATGTGGTTGGTATCCTCATGATGGCCATTATCATCCTCCTCGGGGTGGGCATCACCTTCGGATACTTCTACAAGAG GGGTCGGGACCTGAAGAAGCAGCATGAGCAGCGTGTGTATGCGCGGGAGATGCAGAGGATCACCCTGCCCCTGTCGGCCTTCTCCAACCCAACCTGTGAGCTGCTGGATGAAAACACCATCGTCATCACGTCCGAGAAGCAGACCCCCACCCAGGATGGCATggtaggggaggggggagaccCCCTGATTGACCAGCAGGCTGGTACACCAGGAGCCTGA